CTTTACCCGTTTTTAGCCTATTTTTTCGAAAATAGATTAAAAACGGGTAACCTTTTTTGGGTGTGTATGGGTAAAAGGCAAGACTTCACTTGCTTACAACTCATGACATATACCAAACTGCCATATCATCGGCTGGAAAACAAAGCAGATTTAGACTCCCTTATTGAAGACATCGGTGATTCCCGCATAGTGATGTTGGGCGAAGCATCGCATGGCACCTCTGATTATTATTCCTGGCGCACCGCCATCTCCAAACGCTTAATAGAAGAGAAAGGCTTCACGTTCATAGCCGTAGAAGGCGACTGGCCCGACTGCTTCCAAATCAATAAATTTATCAAAGGTCTTTGTAAGCCGGGCACCAAAGTGTCTGATATTCTCAAGCACTTCAACCGCTGGCCTACCTGGATGTGGGGCAACTGGGAAGTAGCAGCCTTAGTAGAATGGCTCAAAGAGCACAATGACCGGCCTAACTCGCTTCCTGTAGGTTTTTATGGCCTGGATGTGTACAGCCTCTGGGATTCTCTTCAGCGTATCATGAAGTACCTGGAGAAGCATAAGGACGGCCAGGCCGTGAAAGCCGCCAAAGAAGCCTTCAAGTGCTTTGAGCCCTATAGCTCAGACCCGCAGGAATATGCCCGTGCCGTGGCCTACGTTTCAGAAGACTGTGAAGAGGAAGTACTCTCCATGCTCCAAGAGCTGGGCAAGCACGAAGCAGATGACCCTAGCAACCCCGAGGCAATTTTTGACGCCGAGCAGAACGCTTTGGTGGCCGTCAATGCTGAGCGGTATTACAAGGCTATGATTAGAGGCGGCGGAAGCTCTTGGAACGTGCGCGATGAGCACATGATGGAAACCCTCAACCGCCTGCTGGAATTCCATGGCCCAGATTCTAAAGTCATTATTTGGGAGCATAATACCCACATAGGCGATGCCCGCTTCACTGACATGGCCCGCGCTGGCATGGTGAACATTGGTCAGTTGGCCCGTGAGCAACATGGCAATGAGAATGTGTACTTGGTTGGATTTGGCTCTTATGAAGGCTCTGTGATTGCCGGCAGTGCCTGGGGGGCGCCCATGCAGAAGATGGAAGTACCGCCCGCCCCGCAAGACACGTGGGAGCACTGGCTTCACACCCTCAGCCCCGCCAATAAACTGTTGTTCTCCCATGAACTAAGGGAGATCCCGGAGGCCCGGCAGCAGATAGGCCACCGAGCCATCGGCGTAGTGTATAACCCCAATCATGAAGCCCTCGGGAATTACGTGCCTACCATCATCCCAGAACGCTATGATGCTTTCCTGTACATAGATGAAAGCGAAGCCTTGCGTCCGTTTATTGTGAAGACCAAGGAAAAAGAGCCACCAGAGTTATATCCGGCTAATGAATAGCTACTCACGATACCTTAAAAAGAGAAGCCTGTGCACTTGCATGGGCTTCTTCGTTTTGTGAATTTCGTTTTTGGCTTATTTTCTGGAAATCAGGCCAAAAACGAATTCTGATTCCAATCAACTTTTATGTTTTCATCGTCCCGTTCGCCCTATCCGCCGTTGTTGGTGTTCTCACCAACGACTAGGACTTCCTCTCAATTGTACTGTCGCCACATAAAGGGAGTAGGTGATAACATACAAGTCCTGAGTCTAGGGTTCTGAGTCAAAGACCATTTCTCACCGCGGATTCTCCCCTTGAGGATTACCCAAACGCGAGTTTAAGGCAGCGATCGGCAGCTCAGTAGAGGGGTGTTTACACAAGCAGATAATAATTTCCTCTTCTGATTCCCAACAACTTTTCCCAAGTCTCTTCCTCAATTACTTTCTGCTCAGGTTTGTCACTTTTCTCCTTGATGAGAAAAGTAACCAAAAGAATCAAGAAGAAAAGAAACTCGCTGCCGCTCAGACAGCTTTTCTTCGGAGTGTGCACCTGGCTATAGTAATCTGTTTCATGGCTGACTTACGCTACTGCCACATGACAGGCTGTTGCTTTCTCCCTCGGGCAAAGAGACTTAAACTGACCAGTCTCTTTTCCCTCGGTCAAGGGTAGGCGGGTTGCTAGGTGAGTCGTTGCAATGCCTGCATCCGCTGGCGCGGGTAAACAAGAAATGCGTTTTTGGGCTGTTTTCTGGAAAACAGCCCAAAAACGCATTGCAAGACTCGCGACTCAAGACTCTTCATGACCTCGTAGTGCGCGCAGCTCCTGCGAGTGTCTAACCGCGTTTTTAGCCTCCTTTCAAGAAAACAGGCCAAAAACGATTACTACTTCAACAAGCTACTCTTACGATTGGGTGAAGTGTAATGGAATTGGTTGATGGGCAGTTGTTCGTCGCAGAAGTTGTATTCATGGGGTACGTTGGACCCAATGATGACCAGTCTGTCTTTGCGGTTCTGCGCCAGGTGTTCCAGATACCACGCCACGCCAGCCTGGTCCAGGTTGGTGGTAGGTTCGTCTAAGAGGAGAAAGGGAGTGTCTGAGTAGATGGCAAGGCCTAGCTTGAGGCGTTGGCGCATGCCTGAGGAGAAATCACGGACCAGCTTGTGCTTTGCTTTTTGAAGTTGCAAAACGTCGGGTAGCTGTTGGGCGGTGATGCTCCGAAGGCCCTTGAAGCGGGTGTGAAACTGAATCATCTCTTCCAGGGTCAACTCCTCCAGTAAGTCTTGGTAAGGAGCGGCCAGGGAGAGGTGGTGGTATACTTGTTCTACCAGAAGTGGCTTGCCACCGATAGAATAAGCGATTTCCCCTTCAGAAAGCAGTTGAAAGCCGCTGAGCAGAGACAATAAAGTGGATTTCCCGGAGCCGTTGTGCCCTAAGATGGCGTATGCCTTTCCAGACACAAACTCATAGGACAGATTCCGAAAAATCCACTCGTAATTATAGCGTTTGCCAACAGACGTTAGCTTAATCTGCATCCCGTTGATAGCCTTTGATGATGCCACGGCCCGAGTCACGGACAAAATTCAGGATTTCGTCACGCTCTGGGCTAGGAGAGATTTCCAGTTCAATCTTGTCTACGGCGGCGGCGTTGTTCAAGCCGCTCATATACAGAATGCGGTAAATCTGCTGTATTTCGTTGATCTGTTCGTTGGTGTAGCCTCTGCGGCGCAGGCCAATAGAGTTTACCCCGGCATAGGACAAAGGCTCACGCGCCGCTTTCACAAACGGCGGAACGTCTTTTCTAATCAAAGATCCGCCAGAGACCATGGCATGTGCGCCAATCTTGGCAAACTGGTGCACGGCGCTGGCTCCGCTGATGATGGCATAATCTCCCATGACCACGTGGCCGGCCATCTGCACGGCGTTGCCCATGATGCAGTTGTTGCCAATGATGCAGTCATGCGCTACGTGGGCATAGGCCATGATCAGGCAGTTGCTGCCCACCACGGTTTTCATGCGGTCCACGGTGCCTCGGCTAACGGTCACGCATTCACGTATCACGGTGCCGTCCCCAATGAAGGTAAGGGTGTCTTCGCCGGCAAATTTCAAGTCCTGCGGAATGGAAGAGATTACCGCCCCCGGAAAAATCTTGCAGTTCTTGCCTATGCGGGCGCCCTCCATGATGGTCACGTTAGGGCCAATCCAGGTGCCTTCCCCAATCTCCACATTCTTGTAAATGCTAGTGAACGGTTCAATGACAACGTTCTGGGCTATTTTAGCCTCGGGGTGGATGTATGCGAGGGGCTGATTCATACGTCTTTTCTTACGATGCTAGCAGACATTTCTGCTTCCATTACCAATTGGCCGGCCACAAACGCCTGACCTTGCATTTTTGCGATACCGCGCTTAATTGGAGCCAACAGCTCGCATTTAAAGATAATGGTATCTCCGGGAATAACCTTTCTCCGGAACCTGCATTTGTCAATGCCTAGGAAATAAGTCCAGTAATTCTCTGGGTCCGGCACGGTGTTCAACACCAAAATACCGCCCGTCTGCGCCATGGCCTCAATCTGAATCACGCCTGGCAACACGGGGTTACCCGGAAAGTGGCCCTGAAAGAATTGCTCGTTCATGGTCACGTTCTTGATACCCGTCACCGTGGTTTCATCCAGATGAATGATTTTATCAATCAGCAGGAAGGGATAGCGGTGAGGTAAAGTCTGTGAGATGCGGTTGATGTCCATCACCGGTGTCTTCTTAGGATCATACACAGGTGTGTTCTTAACCGACGTCTCTTTGATGTATTTCTTTATTTTTTTGGCGAAGGCCACATTGGAGGCATGACCCGGGCGCGCAGCCAGAATCTGTCCTTTCAAC
The nucleotide sequence above comes from Nibribacter ruber. Encoded proteins:
- a CDS encoding erythromycin esterase family protein encodes the protein MTYTKLPYHRLENKADLDSLIEDIGDSRIVMLGEASHGTSDYYSWRTAISKRLIEEKGFTFIAVEGDWPDCFQINKFIKGLCKPGTKVSDILKHFNRWPTWMWGNWEVAALVEWLKEHNDRPNSLPVGFYGLDVYSLWDSLQRIMKYLEKHKDGQAVKAAKEAFKCFEPYSSDPQEYARAVAYVSEDCEEEVLSMLQELGKHEADDPSNPEAIFDAEQNALVAVNAERYYKAMIRGGGSSWNVRDEHMMETLNRLLEFHGPDSKVIIWEHNTHIGDARFTDMARAGMVNIGQLAREQHGNENVYLVGFGSYEGSVIAGSAWGAPMQKMEVPPAPQDTWEHWLHTLSPANKLLFSHELREIPEARQQIGHRAIGVVYNPNHEALGNYVPTIIPERYDAFLYIDESEALRPFIVKTKEKEPPELYPANE
- a CDS encoding ABC transporter ATP-binding protein, giving the protein MQIKLTSVGKRYNYEWIFRNLSYEFVSGKAYAILGHNGSGKSTLLSLLSGFQLLSEGEIAYSIGGKPLLVEQVYHHLSLAAPYQDLLEELTLEEMIQFHTRFKGLRSITAQQLPDVLQLQKAKHKLVRDFSSGMRQRLKLGLAIYSDTPFLLLDEPTTNLDQAGVAWYLEHLAQNRKDRLVIIGSNVPHEYNFCDEQLPINQFHYTSPNRKSSLLK
- the lpxA gene encoding acyl-ACP--UDP-N-acetylglucosamine O-acyltransferase encodes the protein MNQPLAYIHPEAKIAQNVVIEPFTSIYKNVEIGEGTWIGPNVTIMEGARIGKNCKIFPGAVISSIPQDLKFAGEDTLTFIGDGTVIRECVTVSRGTVDRMKTVVGSNCLIMAYAHVAHDCIIGNNCIMGNAVQMAGHVVMGDYAIISGASAVHQFAKIGAHAMVSGGSLIRKDVPPFVKAAREPLSYAGVNSIGLRRRGYTNEQINEIQQIYRILYMSGLNNAAAVDKIELEISPSPERDEILNFVRDSGRGIIKGYQRDAD